From bacterium, the proteins below share one genomic window:
- a CDS encoding serine acetyltransferase — protein MTIEEVIERLFTQRGGRTTPPVPIQSEIQQFAAGIQHILFPHFDQHSFQTKNELATYLNNIDSIALKSIGREGPELEKIARKVLDQLAQFLPELQMTLQKDAEFIHEGDPAARSTDEVIASYPGFQAILFHRVAHFFWNHSLESFARALSEHAHRKTGIDIHPGARIASPFFIDHGTGIVIGETTVIGERVKLYQGVTLGALSVEKTLASTKRHPTIEDDVVIYASATILGGDTVIGKGSVIGGNVWLTNSIPAHSTVYHNREVTIQTRE, from the coding sequence ATGACTATTGAAGAGGTAATAGAACGACTTTTTACACAACGAGGGGGAAGAACAACCCCTCCCGTTCCCATTCAATCAGAAATTCAACAATTCGCCGCTGGCATACAACACATTCTCTTTCCTCACTTTGATCAACATTCGTTTCAAACGAAAAATGAGCTCGCCACCTACCTGAACAATATCGATAGCATAGCACTCAAGTCCATTGGTCGTGAGGGGCCTGAACTTGAGAAGATAGCGAGAAAAGTTCTCGATCAGCTTGCTCAGTTTTTGCCAGAGCTTCAGATGACCTTACAAAAAGATGCCGAGTTCATTCACGAAGGAGACCCAGCAGCTCGGTCAACCGATGAAGTAATTGCCTCTTACCCTGGGTTTCAAGCTATTCTCTTTCATAGAGTAGCTCACTTTTTCTGGAATCATTCTCTTGAATCATTTGCTCGTGCTCTATCAGAGCATGCACATAGAAAAACGGGGATTGATATTCACCCAGGCGCGCGCATCGCATCTCCCTTTTTTATAGATCATGGCACTGGAATTGTTATCGGAGAGACAACAGTCATCGGAGAGCGAGTTAAGTTGTACCAAGGGGTTACCCTGGGCGCATTGAGCGTTGAGAAAACACTCGCTTCGACAAAAAGACACCCCACCATTGAAGATGATGTTGTTATCTATGCAAGTGCAACCATCCTTGGTGGAGATACCGTTATTGGAAAAGGCTCTGTTATCGGTGGAAACGTTTGGCTAACGAACAGTATCCCTGCTCACTCCACTGTCTATCACAACAGAGAAGTTACAATTCAGACTCGAGAATAG